From the genome of Pseudomonas sp. gcc21, one region includes:
- the ccoM gene encoding cytochrome c oxidase subunit CcoM has translation MFIDEAVIAGILTVGLMVVFLGGVGLFIWRDSRKPARTIKRP, from the coding sequence ATGTTTATCGACGAAGCCGTAATCGCAGGAATTTTGACTGTTGGTCTGATGGTCGTGTTTCTGGGGGGAGTGGGTTTGTTTATCTGGCGCGACAGCCGTAAGCCAGCGCGGACGATCAAACGTCCCTGA
- a CDS encoding aspartate aminotransferase family protein, with protein MTESTQVSRSDFDRVMVPNYSPVDMIPVRGAGSRVWDQQGREYVDLAGGIAVNALGHAHPGLVEALTEQAAKLWHVSNVLTNEPALRLASKLIAATFAEKVFFANSGAEANEAAFKLARRRAHEIVGPQKHEIIACTNSFHGRTLFTVSVGGQPKYSEGFGPAIEGISHVPYNDIDALRAQISERTCAVVIEPIQGEGGVILASDEYLEAARQLCDEHDALLIFDEVQTGMGRTGKLFAYMHSSVQPDILTSAKSLGGGFPIAAMLTFDRIAQHFGVGTHGSTYGGNPLGCAVAERVLDIVNTAEVLDGVVARNQMLVDGLMAIADDLDVFESVRGRGLLIGAVLSPSWKGQARQIQEAAQREGLLVLQAGPDVVRIAPSLIIAQQDIQEALERLRNALTDLVG; from the coding sequence ATGACAGAGTCGACGCAGGTCAGCCGGTCCGATTTCGATCGGGTCATGGTGCCAAATTATTCTCCGGTGGACATGATCCCGGTACGGGGGGCGGGTTCCCGCGTTTGGGATCAGCAGGGCCGAGAATACGTCGACCTGGCGGGCGGTATTGCTGTCAACGCGCTGGGCCACGCGCATCCCGGCCTGGTTGAGGCGCTGACCGAACAGGCCGCTAAGCTGTGGCATGTGTCCAATGTGCTGACCAATGAGCCTGCGCTGCGTCTTGCATCCAAGCTGATCGCAGCGACGTTTGCGGAAAAGGTGTTCTTCGCCAACTCCGGCGCCGAGGCCAACGAGGCTGCGTTCAAGCTGGCGCGGCGGCGCGCGCATGAAATTGTGGGGCCGCAGAAACACGAAATCATCGCCTGCACCAACAGTTTTCATGGTCGTACCCTGTTCACCGTGAGTGTTGGAGGTCAGCCGAAATATTCAGAGGGTTTCGGTCCTGCTATCGAGGGGATCAGCCACGTACCCTACAACGACATCGATGCGCTGCGTGCACAGATATCTGAGCGTACCTGTGCGGTCGTTATCGAACCCATTCAGGGTGAGGGCGGGGTCATTCTTGCCAGCGATGAATACCTTGAAGCTGCCCGGCAGTTGTGTGATGAGCACGATGCCTTGCTGATCTTTGATGAGGTCCAGACCGGCATGGGACGTACAGGAAAATTGTTCGCCTACATGCACAGCAGTGTCCAACCGGACATCCTCACCAGCGCCAAGAGCTTGGGGGGTGGGTTTCCCATCGCGGCCATGTTGACCTTCGATCGCATTGCCCAACACTTTGGCGTCGGTACGCACGGCAGTACCTACGGCGGTAATCCGCTGGGGTGCGCAGTCGCCGAGCGGGTTCTGGATATCGTCAACACTGCTGAGGTACTGGACGGCGTGGTTGCGCGCAATCAGATGTTGGTCGATGGGCTGATGGCCATTGCTGATGATCTGGATGTATTCGAATCGGTGCGTGGCAGGGGGCTGTTGATCGGGGCTGTGCTGTCTCCCTCGTGGAAGGGCCAGGCCAGGCAGATACAGGAGGCTGCGCAGCGGGAAGGTCTGTTGGTGCTGCAGGCGGGTCCCGATGTGGTGCGGATTGCGCCGAGCCTGATCATCGCGCAGCAGGATATACAGGAAGCGCTGGAGCGGTTGCGCAATGCGTTAACCGATCTGGTTGGCTGA
- a CDS encoding arginine N-succinyltransferase, producing the protein MLVQRLCTMADLPEIERLASASPVGVTALPADRQRLVEIIEASEASMAEEVVFSGEERYLFVLEDKASGRLAGCSSVIAAAGFSQPFYTFRNETFVHASGELGLHNRIHVLSLCHDLTGHSLLTGFHLEPAARSQSTARELNALGRLLFMANHPQRFAEATAAEIVGISDEQGNAPFWDAVGRHFFAVSYSEAEQMGSSRGRNFLAELMPGYPIYVPMLSDEAQEVIGQVHPSAQAVFDILMREGFETDNYVDIFDGGPVVQARTATLRTVGESQTVKVDIGIPEPADGLWLVANTKVADYRACALRLACSADQSLVLSPEQSELLRVEAGDTLRLVREA; encoded by the coding sequence ATGCTCGTTCAACGTCTATGCACCATGGCAGACCTGCCTGAAATAGAGCGTCTTGCCAGCGCCAGTCCGGTTGGCGTTACCGCGCTGCCGGCCGATCGCCAACGCCTGGTCGAAATCATCGAGGCGTCAGAGGCTTCGATGGCGGAGGAGGTGGTCTTCAGCGGTGAAGAGCGCTACCTGTTTGTGCTGGAAGACAAGGCGTCCGGGCGCCTGGCAGGCTGCAGCAGTGTTATCGCGGCGGCGGGTTTCAGTCAGCCGTTTTATACGTTTCGTAACGAGACCTTTGTGCACGCGTCGGGCGAGCTGGGCCTGCATAACCGGATACATGTTCTGTCGCTGTGCCATGATCTGACCGGGCATAGTCTGCTGACGGGCTTTCATCTGGAGCCCGCGGCCAGGTCGCAATCCACTGCACGCGAACTGAACGCTCTGGGACGCCTGTTGTTCATGGCAAATCACCCGCAGCGCTTCGCCGAGGCCACCGCTGCCGAGATTGTCGGGATCAGCGATGAGCAGGGCAACGCACCCTTCTGGGATGCGGTCGGTCGACATTTCTTTGCAGTGAGTTATAGCGAAGCAGAGCAGATGGGCAGCAGTCGCGGCCGCAATTTTCTGGCGGAGCTGATGCCGGGTTATCCCATCTACGTGCCAATGCTGTCGGACGAAGCGCAGGAGGTGATCGGACAGGTACATCCGTCCGCTCAGGCGGTGTTCGATATTTTGATGCGTGAAGGTTTCGAAACGGACAACTACGTGGACATTTTTGATGGCGGACCGGTTGTTCAAGCCCGCACCGCTACGCTGCGTACGGTCGGCGAAAGCCAGACTGTAAAGGTGGATATCGGTATTCCTGAACCAGCCGATGGTTTGTGGCTGGTTGCCAATACCAAGGTGGCGGACTATCGCGCATGCGCGCTGCGTCTGGCGTGCAGTGCCGATCAATCCCTGGTGCTTTCTCCCGAGCAGTCGGAGCTGCTCAGAGTGGAAGCGGGCGATACTCTCAGACTGGTCAGGGAGGCCTGA
- the astA gene encoding arginine N-succinyltransferase: MLVRAARVSDLASLTQLAVTAGAVLTTLPASEEDLQRRLLNVEASFRGEVEKADADYLLVLEDEEGNIIGTTGMLAAAGLRDPWYSYRLGLTVTASRELQVYRQHPTLFLVNDLTGATALCSLYLEPQFREGMVGRLLSKARFMFMAEFPQSFSPRVIVEMRGIADEQDRSPFWESLGRHFFRMEFSRANYLTGIGSKAFIAEMMPKFPLYACFLSEEARNAMGKVHPESESNLEMAQEEGMSYQGYIDIFDGGATLESPLEQIRAIHESRVLVLATGTPGETAEPFLIHNRGREDCRITCAPARVAAGTLVVAPETAARLGVRAGTPVRAVSLYASPS; the protein is encoded by the coding sequence ATGCTGGTTCGTGCTGCACGCGTCAGTGATCTGGCGAGCTTGACCCAGCTGGCGGTTACTGCCGGCGCGGTCCTGACTACATTGCCCGCCAGCGAGGAAGACCTGCAACGGCGTTTGCTGAATGTCGAAGCGAGTTTCCGTGGCGAAGTGGAAAAGGCCGACGCTGACTACCTGCTCGTGCTTGAGGATGAGGAAGGCAATATCATCGGCACCACCGGCATGCTTGCCGCTGCGGGTCTGCGCGACCCCTGGTACAGCTACCGTCTCGGGCTCACCGTTACGGCCAGCCGGGAGTTGCAGGTCTATCGCCAGCACCCGACGTTGTTCCTGGTCAACGATCTGACCGGCGCGACGGCGCTATGTTCGCTGTACCTCGAACCGCAGTTCCGTGAGGGCATGGTCGGAAGGCTGCTATCCAAGGCGCGGTTCATGTTCATGGCCGAGTTTCCGCAGTCGTTCTCCCCGCGGGTGATCGTTGAAATGCGCGGCATTGCCGACGAGCAGGATCGGTCGCCTTTCTGGGAGAGCCTCGGGCGGCATTTCTTCCGCATGGAGTTTTCCCGGGCGAACTACCTTACCGGTATCGGTAGCAAGGCTTTTATCGCCGAGATGATGCCCAAATTTCCCTTATACGCATGCTTTCTCAGTGAGGAAGCACGGAATGCAATGGGCAAGGTGCACCCTGAATCGGAATCGAATCTGGAAATGGCCCAGGAAGAGGGCATGAGCTATCAGGGCTATATCGATATCTTTGATGGCGGTGCAACACTCGAATCGCCACTTGAGCAGATTCGGGCTATTCACGAAAGCCGTGTTCTGGTGCTGGCGACCGGTACTCCTGGTGAAACCGCCGAGCCTTTTCTTATCCATAACCGTGGACGCGAAGACTGCCGCATCACGTGCGCGCCTGCCCGCGTGGCGGCAGGGACACTGGTGGTTGCGCCCGAAACGGCTGCGCGACTGGGTGTGCGGGCAGGTACGCCTGTGCGGGCAGTCTCGCTATACGCCAGCCCATCCTGA
- a CDS encoding GlxA family transcriptional regulator, producing the protein MSSEQRKIAFLMWPGSHPAAMMAGLSVLRSANRMAGFECYTAQCLTLNEEPIVSEEGWQLPAAPWSEDMVFDRFWIVADLFVPPESLAPSMILRWREMIREGVVLGGIEGGVFPLALAGLMDEHRCAVHWRVIDEFRERFPAVQATTQLFEQDSGRLTSSGGQATADLFLTLVAEDHGAELAALVAEDLVVERIRDGSERQRVPLRNRLGSTHPKLTQAVILMESNIEEPLTTDEIARHVCVSRRQLERIFKQYLNSVPSQYYLELRLNRARQMLLQTSKSIIQVGLSCGFSSGPHFSSAYRNCFGVTPREDRNQRRAQQAADVAAK; encoded by the coding sequence ATGTCATCTGAGCAGCGGAAAATCGCCTTTCTGATGTGGCCGGGTAGCCACCCTGCGGCGATGATGGCTGGTCTGTCGGTTTTGCGGTCCGCAAACAGGATGGCCGGATTCGAGTGCTATACCGCGCAATGCCTGACGCTGAATGAAGAGCCGATTGTCAGCGAAGAAGGCTGGCAGCTGCCCGCGGCGCCCTGGTCCGAAGATATGGTGTTTGATCGCTTCTGGATCGTCGCCGACCTGTTTGTTCCGCCGGAATCCCTGGCTCCCTCCATGATTTTGCGCTGGCGCGAGATGATTCGCGAAGGCGTGGTGCTTGGCGGGATAGAAGGCGGGGTGTTTCCGCTGGCTTTGGCCGGATTGATGGACGAGCACCGATGCGCTGTGCATTGGCGGGTTATCGATGAGTTTCGCGAACGGTTCCCTGCGGTACAGGCGACCACCCAGCTGTTCGAGCAGGACAGTGGCCGACTCACCAGTAGCGGGGGGCAGGCTACTGCTGATCTGTTCCTGACATTGGTCGCCGAGGACCACGGCGCTGAGCTGGCCGCGCTGGTTGCCGAGGATCTGGTAGTCGAGCGCATCCGTGATGGCAGTGAGCGCCAACGCGTGCCGCTCCGTAACCGGTTAGGGAGCACGCATCCGAAGCTGACGCAGGCGGTGATCCTGATGGAGTCGAATATCGAGGAGCCGCTCACGACCGATGAGATCGCCCGGCATGTGTGCGTATCGCGGCGTCAGCTGGAGCGCATCTTCAAGCAATATCTCAATAGCGTACCGTCCCAGTATTATCTGGAGCTGCGCTTGAACCGGGCGCGGCAAATGCTGTTGCAAACCAGTAAGTCGATCATCCAGGTTGGTTTGTCCTGCGGTTTCTCTTCCGGTCCGCATTTCTCAAGCGCCTACCGTAATTGTTTTGGTGTCACGCCCCGGGAGGATCGCAATCAGCGCCGGGCACAGCAGGCGGCCGACGTGGCTGCCAAGTAA
- the alaS gene encoding alanine--tRNA ligase, producing MKSAQIREAFLRFFEGQGHTRVASSSLVPADDPTLLFTNAGMNQFKDCFLGLDKRAYTRATSSQKCVRAGGKHNDLENVGYTARHHTFFEMLGNFSFGDYFKRDAIVYAWTFLTSEQWLNLPSEKLWVTVYADDDEAYDIWTKEIGVPVERMVRIGDNKGAPYASDNFWAMGDTGPCGPCTEIFFDHGEHIWGGPPGSPEEDGDRYIEIWNLVFMQFNRTADGVMHPLPAPSVDTGMGLERVSAVMQKVHTNYDIDLFQNLLTAAAAAIGCEQDNAASLKVVADHIRSCSFLVADGVLPSNEGRGYVLRRIIRRACRHGNKLGASGAFFYKIVAALVTEMGEAFPELKAQQAHIERVLKAEEEQFAKTLEQGLRILEQDLAGLQGSEVPGEVVFKLYDTYGFPMDLTGDIARERGLTLDEAGFEAAMDAQRQRARSASQFGMDYNSLVKVSAETRFQGYEGTTGSGEILALYRDGQSVDTLAEGEKGVVVLDQTPFYAESGGQIGDTGYLESAGVRFDVRDTTKAGSAHLHHGIVASGSLTVGASIKAVVEEGVRQATKLNHSATHLLHAALRQVLGEHVQQKGSLVDSQRLRFDFSHFEAITPEQLQQLEDIVNEQIRLNTEVKIELTDVETAKRKGAMALFGEKYGNEVRVLTMGDGFSVELCGGTHVNRTGDIGLLRITNESGIAAGIRRIEAVTGKAAFEHMVEAEQQLQQAAQLVKGSRENLLDKLAGLIERNRQLEKDLEQLKAKAASAAGADMAAEAQQVGDRRVLVKRVDGQDGKALLGLIDQLKNKLGSAVVLLGGELDGKVILVAGVTKDLTGRVKAGDLIRNTAARVGGKGGGRPDMAQGGGTDVAALDEALAETLNGLLTQ from the coding sequence ATGAAAAGCGCACAAATTCGTGAAGCCTTCCTTCGCTTCTTTGAAGGCCAGGGACACACCCGTGTCGCCTCAAGTTCGCTGGTGCCAGCGGACGACCCGACATTGCTGTTCACCAATGCCGGCATGAACCAGTTCAAGGACTGTTTCCTGGGGCTGGACAAGCGTGCCTACACCCGCGCCACCAGTAGTCAGAAATGTGTACGCGCTGGCGGCAAGCATAACGATCTGGAGAACGTCGGTTATACCGCACGGCACCACACCTTCTTCGAGATGCTGGGTAATTTCAGCTTTGGCGATTATTTCAAACGCGATGCGATTGTGTACGCCTGGACCTTCCTGACCTCTGAACAGTGGCTGAACCTGCCGTCTGAAAAGCTCTGGGTTACGGTCTATGCCGATGACGACGAGGCCTACGATATCTGGACCAAGGAGATCGGCGTGCCGGTTGAGCGGATGGTTCGTATCGGTGACAACAAGGGCGCTCCCTATGCCTCGGATAACTTCTGGGCCATGGGTGATACCGGTCCGTGCGGCCCCTGCACTGAAATCTTCTTCGACCACGGTGAGCACATCTGGGGCGGCCCGCCGGGTAGCCCTGAAGAAGACGGTGACCGATACATAGAAATCTGGAACCTGGTTTTCATGCAGTTCAACCGGACTGCCGACGGCGTGATGCATCCGCTGCCGGCACCCAGCGTGGACACCGGTATGGGGCTGGAGCGTGTGAGCGCGGTCATGCAGAAGGTGCATACCAACTACGATATCGACCTGTTCCAGAACCTGTTGACCGCTGCCGCCGCTGCGATTGGGTGTGAGCAGGATAACGCTGCCTCCCTGAAAGTGGTGGCCGATCACATCCGTTCATGCAGTTTTCTGGTCGCCGATGGTGTGCTGCCATCGAACGAAGGACGCGGATACGTGTTGCGCCGGATCATCCGCCGCGCATGCCGCCACGGCAACAAGCTGGGGGCCTCGGGAGCCTTCTTCTATAAAATCGTCGCCGCCCTGGTTACCGAGATGGGTGAAGCCTTTCCTGAACTCAAGGCGCAGCAGGCGCATATCGAGCGCGTACTGAAGGCCGAGGAAGAGCAGTTCGCCAAAACGTTGGAGCAGGGTTTGCGGATTCTCGAGCAGGATCTGGCCGGTCTGCAGGGCAGCGAAGTACCTGGCGAAGTGGTGTTCAAGCTGTACGACACCTACGGCTTCCCCATGGACCTGACCGGTGATATCGCGCGGGAGCGCGGTTTAACGCTGGATGAAGCCGGTTTCGAAGCCGCTATGGACGCCCAGCGTCAACGCGCCCGTTCCGCCAGCCAGTTCGGTATGGATTACAACAGCCTGGTGAAGGTCAGTGCTGAAACCCGTTTCCAGGGTTACGAAGGCACTACCGGCTCTGGCGAGATCCTGGCGCTATACCGTGACGGTCAATCAGTCGACACGCTGGCTGAGGGTGAGAAGGGCGTAGTGGTCCTGGACCAGACTCCTTTTTATGCAGAGTCCGGGGGCCAGATTGGCGATACCGGTTATCTGGAAAGCGCGGGTGTTCGTTTCGATGTTCGCGATACCACCAAGGCTGGGAGTGCGCATTTGCACCACGGTATCGTTGCCAGCGGCAGCCTGACCGTCGGCGCTTCAATCAAGGCGGTGGTCGAGGAGGGCGTGCGTCAGGCAACCAAACTCAACCACTCCGCCACGCATCTGCTGCACGCCGCGCTGCGTCAGGTCCTCGGTGAGCATGTGCAGCAGAAGGGCTCATTGGTGGATAGCCAGCGTCTGCGCTTCGATTTCAGTCACTTCGAGGCGATTACGCCTGAGCAGTTGCAGCAACTGGAAGACATCGTCAACGAGCAGATCCGTCTGAATACCGAGGTAAAAATCGAGCTGACTGATGTCGAGACCGCCAAACGCAAGGGCGCCATGGCGCTGTTCGGTGAGAAGTACGGCAATGAAGTCCGTGTGTTGACGATGGGCGACGGCTTTTCGGTGGAACTCTGTGGCGGCACACACGTGAATCGCACCGGCGACATCGGCTTGCTGCGCATTACCAACGAAAGCGGTATTGCAGCGGGCATCCGCCGGATCGAGGCAGTAACAGGCAAGGCGGCTTTTGAGCATATGGTGGAAGCAGAACAGCAGCTTCAGCAGGCCGCTCAGCTGGTAAAAGGCAGTCGCGAGAATCTGCTTGATAAGCTCGCAGGGCTCATCGAGCGCAATCGCCAGCTGGAAAAAGATCTCGAACAGCTCAAGGCCAAGGCTGCCAGCGCGGCGGGCGCGGATATGGCTGCCGAGGCTCAGCAGGTCGGTGACAGGCGAGTACTGGTCAAGCGAGTTGATGGACAGGACGGGAAGGCGTTGCTGGGATTGATTGATCAGCTGAAGAACAAACTCGGTTCGGCAGTTGTTCTGCTGGGCGGAGAGCTGGACGGCAAGGTGATCCTGGTGGCGGGTGTGACCAAGGACCTTACCGGTCGTGTCAAAGCAGGTGACCTGATTCGTAATACAGCGGCCCGGGTAGGCGGCAAGGGTGGCGGACGTCCGGACATGGCCCAGGGTGGCGGTACCGATGTTGCTGCGCTGGATGAGGCGCTGGCTGAAACGCTAAACGGTTTGCTGACGCAGTAA
- a CDS encoding tRNA-uridine aminocarboxypropyltransferase, producing the protein MTHSQSDRRPWCRACERPVSHCLCQLIPDLDSRTHLLVIQHPSERRHPLNTARLLVRGLRNAQLLIAEQLSEQSDVYQQLQDSAWRTELLFPGADSTLLLAAPADNRPRRLVLLDGTWRKARRILHLNPILQQLPRVALPAGLHSRYRIRKAPMEGALSTIEAGVTALGIIEPGSDFSLLLTPFEALIEGQIEAMGDERFNRNYRSSV; encoded by the coding sequence ATGACGCACAGCCAATCCGATCGAAGACCCTGGTGTCGAGCCTGTGAACGGCCGGTCAGCCATTGTTTGTGCCAACTGATCCCTGACCTGGATTCGCGCACCCACCTTTTGGTCATTCAGCATCCGAGTGAACGACGGCATCCGCTCAATACTGCACGGTTGCTGGTTCGCGGTTTGAGGAATGCGCAGCTGCTGATTGCTGAGCAACTGTCCGAGCAAAGCGACGTGTATCAACAACTGCAGGATTCTGCGTGGCGCACTGAACTGTTATTTCCCGGCGCTGACTCGACGTTGCTCCTCGCTGCTCCAGCCGACAACCGGCCCCGCCGGCTGGTGTTGCTGGACGGGACCTGGCGCAAGGCACGCAGGATTCTGCATCTGAATCCGATACTGCAGCAGTTGCCGCGGGTAGCGCTGCCGGCCGGGTTGCACAGCCGCTATCGCATACGCAAGGCGCCGATGGAGGGCGCGTTATCGACTATCGAGGCAGGCGTAACGGCGCTGGGTATCATCGAGCCGGGGAGCGACTTCAGTCTGCTGCTCACGCCATTCGAGGCATTGATCGAGGGTCAGATCGAGGCGATGGGCGATGAGCGTTTCAACAGGAACTACCGTTCTAGCGTCTGA
- a CDS encoding PA0069 family radical SAM protein, with product MNSKDASLIPVRSLRGRGTLTNPANRFARTVSEADHDGWTEDAPLTAATEVRIEQSKSIITRNQSPDLPFDRSINPYRGCEHGCVYCYARPSHAYWDMSPGLDFETRLIARVNAASLLERELSKPGYQCAPINIGANTDPYQPVEREYRLTRECLEVLLRYRHPVTLVTKGALILRDLDLLEELARHRLVRVMISLTTLDNEVKCTLEPRAAAPAARLRIIRALSSRGVPVGVLLAPIIPMVNDVELERLLEVASDAGASSASYILLRLPREVGPLFEEWLDTHMPLRAEHVLSLIRQCRGGELYDASFGKRYRGEGVFATLLSQRFALAVKRLGLNRSELNMDLDCSLFAPPGSQMALL from the coding sequence ATGAACAGTAAAGACGCCAGCCTTATACCCGTTCGCAGTCTGCGTGGACGCGGTACGCTAACCAATCCGGCCAATCGCTTCGCCCGTACAGTCAGCGAAGCAGACCATGACGGCTGGACGGAGGATGCGCCGCTGACCGCAGCGACCGAAGTGCGTATCGAACAATCTAAAAGCATCATCACCCGTAACCAGTCGCCCGATCTTCCATTTGACCGCTCGATCAATCCCTATCGCGGTTGTGAGCATGGCTGTGTGTATTGTTATGCCCGGCCCAGTCACGCCTATTGGGATATGTCACCGGGGCTGGACTTCGAGACCCGGTTGATAGCCCGCGTCAACGCTGCCAGCCTGCTCGAGCGGGAGCTCAGCAAGCCGGGTTATCAATGTGCGCCTATTAATATTGGCGCTAATACCGATCCGTACCAACCTGTGGAGCGGGAGTACAGGCTGACGCGGGAATGCCTTGAGGTGCTGTTGCGGTACCGGCACCCGGTGACGCTGGTAACCAAAGGGGCTCTGATCCTCCGCGACCTGGATCTGCTTGAAGAGTTGGCTCGCCACCGGCTCGTTCGGGTCATGATCAGCCTGACGACCCTGGATAACGAAGTGAAATGCACGCTTGAGCCGCGCGCCGCGGCCCCGGCCGCCCGACTCAGAATCATCCGCGCGCTGTCGTCACGTGGCGTGCCAGTAGGCGTGCTCCTCGCACCTATTATCCCGATGGTCAATGACGTCGAGTTGGAGCGATTGCTTGAGGTGGCCAGCGATGCCGGAGCAAGCAGTGCTTCCTATATATTGTTGCGGTTGCCCCGGGAGGTCGGTCCGCTCTTCGAAGAATGGCTGGATACGCATATGCCGTTACGGGCGGAGCACGTGCTCAGCCTGATCCGCCAGTGCCGGGGTGGCGAACTGTATGACGCGAGCTTTGGCAAACGTTACAGAGGTGAAGGCGTGTTCGCCACGCTGCTGTCGCAGCGGTTCGCCCTGGCGGTCAAGCGGCTTGGGCTGAATCGCTCCGAGTTGAACATGGACCTTGACTGCAGTCTGTTCGCACCGCCCGGATCACAAATGGCTCTGCTATAG
- a CDS encoding SDR family oxidoreductase produces MQNAGQRVVITGAGSGLGRELALRYSREGAQLALADIHDDGLAETLAMIREAGGWAFTQRCDVRDFSQLAALAQSCQERMEGLDVLINNAGVASGGLFWDLTLEDWEWQLSINLMGVVKGCKAFVPMFSKQRSGRIINIASMAALMQSPGMSNYNVAKAGVVALSESLLAELKPLGVEVSVACPSFFQTNLLDSYRGPDQASRDQIAKLLQSSPISAAEVADNIYTQSEAGQFMILPHESGRQAWALKQANPEAVYAEMTRLMEKRLAASS; encoded by the coding sequence ATGCAGAATGCAGGGCAACGGGTAGTCATAACTGGGGCGGGTAGCGGTCTGGGGCGCGAGCTGGCGCTGCGCTATTCGCGGGAAGGCGCACAGCTGGCGCTTGCGGATATTCACGACGACGGCCTGGCTGAAACACTTGCAATGATACGTGAGGCAGGTGGGTGGGCATTCACCCAGCGTTGCGATGTGCGTGATTTCAGCCAGTTGGCGGCGCTGGCGCAGAGCTGTCAGGAGCGCATGGAGGGTCTCGATGTCCTCATCAATAATGCTGGCGTGGCCTCCGGAGGGTTGTTCTGGGATCTCACCCTGGAAGATTGGGAATGGCAGCTGAGTATCAACCTGATGGGGGTAGTGAAGGGATGCAAGGCATTCGTTCCGATGTTCAGCAAGCAGCGCAGCGGTCGCATCATCAATATTGCGTCGATGGCGGCGCTGATGCAGTCGCCGGGCATGAGCAACTATAACGTGGCGAAAGCAGGGGTGGTGGCGCTATCTGAAAGCCTGCTCGCGGAGCTCAAGCCCCTGGGAGTTGAGGTCAGCGTAGCCTGCCCTTCCTTCTTTCAGACGAACCTGCTGGACTCATACCGTGGGCCGGACCAGGCATCCAGAGATCAGATCGCCAAACTGCTGCAGAGCTCGCCGATTTCGGCTGCAGAGGTGGCGGACAACATCTATACCCAGAGCGAAGCAGGACAATTCATGATCCTGCCGCACGAAAGTGGCCGACAGGCCTGGGCATTGAAGCAAGCCAATCCGGAGGCTGTTTACGCTGAAATGACCCGGTTGATGGAAAAGCGATTAGCAGCTTCCTCTTGA